From Peptoanaerobacter stomatis, one genomic window encodes:
- the ispD gene encoding 2-C-methyl-D-erythritol 4-phosphate cytidylyltransferase codes for MNIAVILAGGTGSRMQSKTPKQFIKINGKPIISYTLMAFEQAELIDEIVIVCLDDYKEHIKTIISDFKISKFNSLISNGNTRQQSVFNAISHIKNYAKDDDIVLIHDGVRAMIMPDMIDKCVIETKKYKAVTLAQKTKNTMIIAKNGQISKYLDRDFIYNVQTPQSFKFDIIYNSHINAINSGNTDITDDTQIVMSYYDNIHIIENDLPNLKLTTKEDIMLFEYYLKSI; via the coding sequence ATGAATATAGCTGTAATATTAGCAGGTGGTACAGGCAGTAGAATGCAGTCAAAAACACCTAAACAATTCATAAAAATAAACGGCAAGCCTATAATTTCATACACGCTTATGGCATTTGAACAAGCTGAACTGATTGATGAAATAGTTATAGTATGTCTTGATGATTATAAAGAGCATATAAAAACTATAATATCAGATTTCAAAATAAGCAAATTCAATTCATTAATATCAAACGGCAATACAAGACAACAATCTGTGTTCAATGCGATATCTCATATAAAAAACTATGCAAAAGATGATGATATAGTTTTGATACATGACGGAGTGCGTGCTATGATAATGCCAGATATGATAGATAAATGCGTTATAGAAACAAAAAAATATAAAGCTGTTACACTTGCACAAAAGACCAAAAATACTATGATAATTGCAAAAAACGGTCAAATTTCAAAATATTTGGACAGAGATTTCATTTATAATGTACAAACACCACAGAGCTTCAAATTTGATATAATATATAATTCTCATATTAATGCCATTAACTCAGGCAACACAGATATAACAGACGATACACAAATAGTTATGTCCTACTATGACAACATCCATATAATAGAAAATGACCTACCAAATCTGAAACTCACAACAAAAGAAGATATAATGCTGTTTGAATATTATCTGAAGTCTATCTGA
- the tsaD gene encoding tRNA (adenosine(37)-N6)-threonylcarbamoyltransferase complex transferase subunit TsaD, translated as MKDLITLAIETSCDETAVAIVKNGRDVLSNIIDTQIPIHTKFGGVVPEVASRNHIQNINDVCKKAINDANINFDDIDFISVANRPGLVGSLLVGVSFAKSLAFALDKPIVAVHHIRAHICANYIAHKELKPPFLCLVVSGGHSHIVKVEDYTKYIVLGKTRDDAVGEAFDKVARCLELGYPGGPKIDNLAKEGNENAIDFPKAHFENSLDFSFSGIKSAVLNYINTMKMKNIKVNRADVAASFQKAVISVLCENLIKSAKELNIKDIAIAGGVSANSYLRDTLTAICEQEKLKLYYPPLSLCTDNGAMIGSCGYYEYLSGNISDMSMNAYASYDIGKD; from the coding sequence ATGAAAGATTTAATAACACTTGCCATTGAAACGAGCTGTGATGAAACAGCTGTAGCAATAGTAAAAAACGGCAGAGATGTGCTGTCAAACATAATAGACACTCAAATACCTATACACACAAAATTCGGAGGAGTTGTACCCGAAGTTGCATCAAGAAATCACATACAAAATATAAATGATGTATGCAAAAAAGCAATAAATGACGCAAATATTAATTTTGATGATATTGATTTTATAAGTGTAGCCAACAGACCTGGTCTTGTAGGCTCATTACTTGTAGGTGTATCATTTGCAAAATCTCTTGCTTTTGCACTTGATAAACCTATTGTAGCAGTACATCATATAAGAGCTCACATATGTGCAAATTATATAGCACATAAAGAATTAAAACCTCCATTTTTATGCCTTGTTGTATCAGGCGGGCACTCTCATATTGTAAAAGTTGAGGACTATACAAAATATATTGTACTTGGAAAAACAAGAGATGATGCTGTAGGAGAGGCGTTTGACAAAGTAGCGAGATGCCTTGAACTTGGATATCCGGGTGGGCCTAAAATTGACAACTTGGCAAAAGAAGGGAATGAAAATGCTATAGATTTTCCAAAAGCACATTTTGAAAATTCGCTTGATTTCAGTTTTTCAGGTATTAAGTCAGCTGTACTTAACTATATTAACACTATGAAAATGAAAAATATTAAAGTGAATAGAGCAGATGTCGCAGCCTCTTTTCAAAAAGCTGTAATATCCGTACTGTGTGAAAATTTGATAAAATCAGCAAAAGAATTAAACATAAAAGACATAGCCATAGCAGGAGGTGTATCAGCAAACTCATATTTAAGAGACACTTTAACCGCAATATGCGAACAAGAAAAATTAAAATTATATTATCCTCCACTTTCTCTATGCACTGATAACGGTGCTATGATAGGTAGCTGTGGATATTATGAATACCTTAGCGGTAACATATCCGATATGAGTATGAACGCATATGCGTCTTATGATATAGGCAAAGATTAA
- a CDS encoding alginate O-acetyltransferase AlgX-related protein produces MNILNILKKYFLISFFLLFLTILGAISYLNLINSDNTKTFDTSKLSLFEKDSILKEKHNYLESSFNENFAGKLFFVEKYGALQKLFGKKLVDDSLAERRVYKGNNDMLYYIIPQKNINEKAVKNIAYVKTELEKSQIPTAFIMPPNKHSINSENFPYGVLDYATTNSDELYQTLMENGITTLNLNSDYFKEQMDDTRYFYMTDTHWKNETAFWAYQKTLEFLKNTLSYDYYNKNNSNLLTNYSVQKTENTYIGSMGKRVGKDYIVKKDDYELIIPAFETNYSYKKYDENFALLGEKMGNFEKVFVNKEILESKDIYIDKYTTMMGYGSPYEIITNENIDNNSKIAIIKDSFAMPFSAYLSTNIAQIHLLDTRYENIRKNLLSTIKTLKPDYVLFICSPSSVYYFPDMFEFGAK; encoded by the coding sequence ATGAATATATTAAATATATTGAAAAAATATTTTTTGATTTCATTTTTCTTGTTGTTTCTAACAATTTTAGGAGCGATAAGTTATTTGAATTTGATAAACAGCGATAACACTAAAACTTTTGACACTTCAAAGCTGTCATTATTTGAAAAAGATTCAATATTAAAAGAAAAACACAACTACTTGGAAAGCAGTTTTAATGAAAATTTTGCAGGAAAATTGTTTTTTGTTGAAAAATATGGTGCATTGCAAAAACTTTTCGGTAAAAAACTTGTAGATGACAGTTTAGCTGAAAGACGTGTATATAAAGGCAATAACGATATGCTTTATTATATTATTCCTCAAAAAAATATAAATGAAAAAGCTGTAAAAAATATCGCTTATGTAAAGACTGAGCTTGAAAAATCGCAAATACCTACAGCATTTATAATGCCTCCTAATAAACACAGCATAAACTCAGAAAATTTTCCTTATGGTGTACTCGACTATGCAACTACAAACTCAGATGAACTTTATCAAACTCTTATGGAAAATGGTATAACAACGCTTAATCTGAACTCTGACTACTTTAAAGAGCAAATGGACGATACAAGATATTTTTATATGACAGATACGCATTGGAAAAATGAAACTGCATTTTGGGCATATCAAAAAACCTTAGAATTTTTAAAAAATACTCTTTCATATGATTATTACAACAAAAACAACTCCAATCTGCTTACAAATTATAGTGTACAAAAAACCGAAAATACTTATATAGGCTCAATGGGTAAAAGAGTTGGCAAAGATTATATTGTAAAAAAAGATGACTACGAGTTAATTATTCCTGCGTTTGAAACAAATTACAGTTATAAAAAATACGATGAAAATTTTGCCTTATTAGGTGAAAAAATGGGTAATTTTGAAAAAGTTTTTGTAAACAAAGAAATATTGGAAAGTAAAGATATATATATAGATAAATACACTACTATGATGGGATATGGAAGCCCTTATGAAATCATAACAAATGAAAATATAGATAACAATTCAAAAATAGCTATAATAAAGGACTCATTTGCTATGCCTTTTAGTGCATATTTAAGCACAAATATAGCTCAAATTCACTTATTGGATACAAGATACGAAAATATAAGAAAAAATTTATTAAGCACAATTAAAACTTTAAAACCTGATTATGTACTTTTTATATGTTCGCCTTCATCTGTATATTATTTCCCTGATATGTTTGAGTTTGGAGCAAAATAA
- a CDS encoding MBOAT family O-acyltransferase encodes MNFTSTLFLFLFFPIFLIIYFLLPNIRLKNIFLLIASLYFYSTGEPIFVYAMIISIIVNYFIAKNIHSTRDKAKQKKLLIISIILNIGLLAFFKYTNFLIATINSLFLANISLINIPLPIGISFFTFQAMSYVFDVYYDDGRNDSIHYQKNILDFALYISMFPQLVAGPIVRYSNIAKEIKSRKFNLNDINDGLKRFVYGLSKKVLIANSMAIVADRAFMLDPKDAGFAMLTLGAISYTLQIYFDFSGYSDMAIGIGKMIGFHFPENFKNPYLAKSVTDFWRRWHITLSSWFKDYLYIPLGGSKKGFNKTIINLLIVWVLTGLWHGAKWTFVLWGLLYFVFLTFEKHFKATHNNKSIDRILPYFLCRIYTMVVIVLLWVIFRSDSIRSAFLYIANMFNITNRGLVNSQSLFYIKDFLLVYVFAILSCTNFFKILPKIIFKNPEKSYVYNIFSTIVIVILLILCTLYIIKGSYNPFIYFNF; translated from the coding sequence ATGAATTTTACAAGCACATTATTTTTATTTTTATTTTTCCCGATATTTCTAATAATATATTTTTTATTACCTAATATACGCTTAAAAAATATATTTTTGCTGATAGCCAGTTTGTATTTTTATTCTACAGGTGAGCCTATTTTTGTATATGCTATGATTATTTCCATAATAGTGAATTACTTTATAGCTAAAAATATACACTCTACAAGGGATAAGGCTAAACAAAAGAAACTTCTCATAATCAGCATTATACTAAATATAGGATTGTTGGCATTTTTCAAATATACGAATTTTTTGATAGCTACAATAAACTCTTTATTTTTAGCCAATATTTCTCTTATAAACATACCTTTACCAATAGGTATATCATTTTTTACATTTCAAGCAATGTCTTATGTGTTTGATGTTTATTATGATGACGGAAGAAATGATTCTATACATTATCAAAAAAATATATTGGATTTTGCGCTATATATAAGTATGTTTCCACAATTAGTAGCCGGTCCTATAGTAAGATACAGCAATATTGCAAAAGAAATAAAAAGCAGAAAATTCAATCTTAATGATATAAATGACGGACTTAAAAGATTTGTCTATGGTCTTTCAAAAAAAGTTTTGATTGCAAATTCTATGGCTATTGTAGCTGACAGAGCTTTTATGCTTGATCCTAAAGATGCCGGTTTTGCAATGCTTACACTTGGTGCAATATCTTATACTCTGCAAATATATTTTGATTTTTCAGGATATTCTGATATGGCAATAGGTATAGGTAAAATGATAGGTTTTCATTTTCCTGAAAACTTCAAAAATCCATATCTTGCAAAATCTGTGACGGATTTTTGGAGAAGATGGCACATAACATTGTCTTCTTGGTTTAAAGATTATTTATACATTCCACTCGGTGGTTCAAAAAAAGGATTCAATAAAACCATAATAAATCTACTCATAGTTTGGGTATTAACGGGTTTATGGCATGGTGCTAAATGGACTTTTGTACTTTGGGGATTGTTGTATTTTGTATTCTTAACCTTTGAAAAACACTTTAAAGCCACTCATAACAACAAATCTATAGATAGAATATTGCCATATTTTTTGTGCAGAATTTATACAATGGTAGTAATTGTACTACTTTGGGTTATATTTAGAAGCGACAGTATAAGAAGTGCTTTTTTGTATATAGCAAATATGTTCAACATAACTAATAGAGGTCTTGTAAATTCTCAATCACTATTTTATATAAAAGACTTTTTATTGGTTTATGTATTTGCAATATTATCTTGCACAAATTTTTTCAAAATACTGCCTAAAATAATATTCAAAAATCCAGAAAAATCCTATGTATACAATATTTTCAGTACAATAGTTATTGTAATATTATTGATACTTTGCACATTATATATAATAAAAGGAAGTTATAACCCTTTTATTTACTTCAATTTTTAG
- the ylxM gene encoding YlxM family DNA-binding protein, producing the protein MEIKKILEINELLDIYGDLLTVKQRQVMNLYYEEDLSLGEISEELNVSRQAVYDTAKKSEQLLYSYEKSLGVRNTGLKNKNFKEKLIAYLISFEDKYSNSLTQDELIDIKKITEFCKESLI; encoded by the coding sequence ATGGAGATAAAAAAAATACTTGAAATTAATGAATTACTTGATATATACGGAGATTTGTTGACAGTAAAACAAAGACAGGTTATGAATCTGTATTATGAAGAGGATTTATCATTAGGAGAAATAAGTGAGGAGTTAAATGTGTCAAGACAGGCAGTTTATGATACAGCAAAAAAATCCGAGCAGTTATTATATTCTTATGAAAAATCTTTGGGTGTCAGAAATACCGGTTTAAAAAACAAAAATTTTAAAGAAAAATTGATAGCATATCTTATTTCTTTTGAAGATAAATATTCAAACAGTCTTACACAAGACGAACTGATTGATATAAAAAAGATTACTGAATTTTGTAAGGAGAGCTTGATATGA
- the ffh gene encoding signal recognition particle protein, with protein sequence MIFEGLAEKLQNTLQGLRGKGTLSEKDVDAAMREVKLALLEADVNYKVVKDFVKRVKERSIGEEVLKSLTPGQQVIKIVNDELKELMGGVQSKLNISSKPPTVILMSGLQGAGKTTTTGKLAYNLKQQGKNPMLVACDVYRPAAVKQLEILADKVGAKFYSEENNNNPVQIATNSVAEAKTLGFDIVIIDTAGRLHIDEELMDELKNIKSSVKPHEILLVVDAMTGQDAVNIVKTFDEALGIDGVILSKLDGDTRGGAALSIRAVTDKPIKFSATGEKIGDLEPFYPDRMANRILGMGDVLSLIEKAQSSVDMDAIKGLDSKMKNMDFNFDDFLLQMQQIKKMGSLKSLIEMIPGLSKQMKNIDVDDKELVKIEAIIQSMTKQERANPSIINGSRKLRIAKGSGMQVNQINRLLKQFEETRKMMKQMSNFTKGKKKMKFPFLGM encoded by the coding sequence ATGATATTTGAGGGACTTGCAGAAAAACTTCAAAATACACTTCAAGGGTTAAGAGGTAAAGGAACTTTAAGTGAAAAAGATGTAGATGCTGCAATGAGAGAGGTTAAGCTTGCCTTACTTGAAGCTGACGTCAATTATAAAGTGGTAAAAGATTTTGTAAAAAGAGTAAAAGAACGCTCAATAGGTGAAGAAGTTCTAAAAAGTCTTACACCGGGACAACAAGTTATTAAAATTGTAAATGATGAGCTGAAAGAGTTAATGGGTGGAGTACAGAGCAAATTAAACATATCATCAAAGCCACCTACTGTAATACTTATGTCAGGTCTGCAAGGTGCAGGTAAAACAACAACTACAGGTAAACTTGCCTATAATTTGAAACAACAGGGTAAAAATCCTATGCTTGTTGCTTGTGACGTTTATAGACCTGCAGCTGTTAAACAATTGGAAATATTAGCGGATAAAGTCGGAGCAAAATTTTACAGTGAAGAAAATAACAACAATCCTGTACAGATAGCTACGAACTCTGTAGCAGAGGCAAAAACATTAGGATTTGATATAGTTATAATAGATACAGCCGGTAGACTTCATATAGATGAAGAATTGATGGATGAATTAAAAAATATTAAATCATCAGTAAAACCTCATGAGATATTGTTAGTTGTAGATGCTATGACCGGACAGGATGCAGTCAATATAGTAAAGACTTTTGATGAGGCTTTAGGTATTGATGGGGTAATTTTATCAAAACTGGATGGAGATACAAGAGGAGGCGCTGCACTTTCTATAAGAGCAGTTACCGACAAACCTATAAAATTTTCTGCAACAGGCGAAAAAATAGGAGATTTGGAGCCGTTTTATCCTGATAGAATGGCAAACAGAATACTCGGCATGGGAGATGTACTCTCACTCATAGAAAAAGCGCAATCATCAGTTGATATGGATGCCATAAAAGGATTGGATTCAAAGATGAAAAATATGGATTTCAACTTTGATGACTTTTTACTTCAAATGCAACAGATAAAAAAAATGGGTTCATTGAAAAGTTTGATTGAAATGATACCGGGACTTTCAAAACAGATGAAAAATATAGATGTAGATGATAAGGAACTTGTTAAAATAGAAGCTATAATACAATCTATGACAAAACAAGAGCGTGCAAACCCGTCAATAATAAACGGCAGTCGCAAACTTAGGATAGCAAAAGGCTCAGGAATGCAAGTCAATCAAATCAACAGATTATTAAAACAGTTTGAAGAGACAAGGAAGATGATGAAGCAGATGAGCAATTTTACTAAAGGTAAGAAAAAAATGAAATTCCCGTTTTTAGGAATGTAA
- the rpsP gene encoding 30S ribosomal protein S16: MVKIRLRRMGAKKRPFYRIVVADARSPRDGRFIEEVGFYNPMGSKDVKIDSEKAKKWLSTGAQPTEVVKSLFKKNGIME, translated from the coding sequence TTGGTAAAGATAAGATTAAGAAGAATGGGAGCAAAAAAAAGACCATTTTATAGAATAGTAGTAGCTGATGCAAGATCTCCAAGAGATGGAAGATTTATTGAAGAAGTAGGCTTTTACAATCCTATGGGTTCTAAAGATGTGAAAATAGATTCTGAAAAAGCGAAAAAATGGTTATCTACAGGTGCACAACCAACAGAAGTAGTTAAATCATTATTTAAGAAAAATGGCATTATGGAATAA
- a CDS encoding KH domain-containing protein: MRELLDVIVKSLVDKPEEVVITENHGEYSVIIELRVAKDDMGKVIGKQGRIAKAIRTVLKAASIKENKKVTLEIIG; encoded by the coding sequence ATGAGAGAACTATTAGACGTAATTGTAAAATCTTTGGTTGATAAACCGGAGGAAGTAGTGATAACAGAGAATCACGGAGAATATTCTGTAATAATAGAACTCAGAGTTGCAAAAGATGATATGGGTAAAGTTATAGGAAAACAAGGAAGAATTGCAAAAGCAATCAGAACTGTACTTAAAGCTGCATCTATAAAAGAAAATAAAAAAGTAACTCTTGAAATAATAGGCTAA
- the rimM gene encoding ribosome maturation factor RimM (Essential for efficient processing of 16S rRNA), with translation MLNLERDKIRIGKIIKSHGLKGEFKIYPYTSDVSSFKNYKTIYVEDIETPYNLQYVKNMNNLLIGKFKEIDNIDNLPEILGKSIFIDYSEKRQMQEDEYLISELVGLEVYEGDKLIGIIVDVLQYGANDVFKIKSGSIERFIPNVKKFIKKIDMIEKKITVELIEGM, from the coding sequence GTGCTGAACTTGGAACGAGATAAAATAAGAATAGGCAAAATAATAAAATCGCATGGTCTAAAAGGTGAATTTAAGATATATCCATATACAAGCGATGTTTCTTCATTTAAGAATTATAAGACTATATATGTGGAAGATATTGAAACTCCATACAACTTGCAATATGTTAAAAATATGAATAATTTATTGATAGGTAAATTTAAAGAAATTGACAATATAGATAATTTGCCTGAAATTTTAGGCAAAAGTATATTTATAGACTATAGTGAAAAAAGACAAATGCAAGAAGATGAATATCTTATAAGCGAGTTAGTAGGGTTGGAAGTCTATGAAGGAGATAAGTTAATAGGAATAATTGTTGATGTCTTACAATATGGAGCAAATGATGTATTTAAAATAAAATCTGGCTCTATAGAAAGATTTATACCGAATGTAAAAAAATTCATTAAAAAAATAGATATGATTGAAAAAAAGATAACAGTAGAACTTATAGAAGGAATGTAG
- the trmD gene encoding tRNA (guanosine(37)-N1)-methyltransferase TrmD gives MVFNIMTLFPDIINAYVNQSIIKNAIENELIQVNVHNIRDYSANKHKKVDDYPYGGGGGMIMTVQPIYDCYVNIKKNNPSTKLIYFSPKGKVLNNKLSYEYAKYDNITLLCGHYEGIDERIIDMIVDEEISIGDYVLTGGELPALVFLDSVSRKIDGVLSSQDNVQDESFEDGMLEYPQYTRPAEFNGMKVPDVLLSGNHQNIYKWRKEQSLEITKKRRPDLMKF, from the coding sequence ATGGTTTTTAATATAATGACGCTTTTTCCGGACATTATAAACGCATATGTAAATCAAAGCATCATAAAAAATGCAATAGAAAACGAATTAATACAAGTAAATGTACATAATATCAGAGATTATTCGGCAAATAAGCATAAAAAAGTAGATGACTATCCTTATGGTGGCGGTGGTGGAATGATAATGACAGTACAGCCCATATATGATTGTTATGTAAATATAAAAAAAAATAATCCTTCTACAAAATTGATATATTTTTCACCAAAAGGAAAAGTTTTAAATAATAAACTTTCATACGAATATGCTAAATATGATAATATAACTTTGTTGTGCGGACATTATGAGGGAATAGATGAACGCATAATAGATATGATAGTTGATGAAGAGATATCCATAGGAGATTATGTGCTTACAGGTGGAGAATTGCCTGCACTTGTGTTTTTAGATTCAGTTTCAAGAAAGATAGACGGTGTTTTGTCATCACAAGACAATGTTCAAGACGAAAGTTTTGAGGACGGTATGCTCGAATATCCGCAGTATACAAGACCGGCAGAGTTTAACGGAATGAAAGTGCCTGATGTGTTACTTAGCGGAAATCATCAAAACATATACAAGTGGAGAAAAGAACAGTCGCTTGAAATAACAAAAAAAAGGCGACCGGATCTAATGAAATTTTAA
- the recG gene encoding ATP-dependent DNA helicase RecG: MNLNDNVINLPKIGEKKQKVLQNMGVSTIYDLLHYFPRKYEDRSIFKKLNEIKAKEKASVKAKIIRFEKVNLKFKKSIINIYVSDDTSTACIKLFNNNFILPELEKGRYIFFYGQAEENYDLLQFNSPEIEFDKAEKKIGMIYPIYPLSNGIKNSEILSAVKYSIENADMTSLEYLPNEYLEKYRLIPTYDAIKNIHMPKNINILKQSRYRCIFNEFFELNIFLNAQKSNVQKSVGIKFKKSENINDIIKKLPFELTNAQKKVLDDIFSDMNKDVPMRRLIQGDVGSGKTIVAFLSIYNSCMNGYQSVFMVPTEVLAVQHYENALDFFKNTDIKVKLLIGSTKNKTKLYEEIENGEVNVVIGTQALIQDKVIFKKLGLVITDEQHRFGVNQRKKLEEKSNENPDIIVMSATPIPRTLSLVIHKDLDVSVIGELPQNRLPIKTVAERKINEQKIFEFIKKQVQIGRQAYIVCPLVEENYDLDLISVNELYEKLLDIFPKEYSIKVLHGKMKAKEKEDILKDFQENNINILISTTVIEVGINVPNATIMVIYDAQRFGLSQLHQLRGRVGRGDKQSYCVLLYDNANKITMQRIQTLVDTNDGFEIAKKDLQLRGAGEIFGVKQHGIPEFKIGDIMQNIDILEFAQKCANEVMDHMDSRYITNIIETIYSRMNIS; this comes from the coding sequence ATGAATTTAAATGATAATGTTATAAATTTGCCGAAAATAGGCGAAAAAAAGCAAAAAGTTTTACAAAATATGGGAGTGAGTACGATTTATGACTTACTCCATTATTTTCCGAGAAAATATGAGGACAGGAGCATATTTAAAAAACTAAATGAAATAAAAGCAAAAGAAAAAGCAAGTGTAAAAGCAAAAATTATAAGATTTGAAAAGGTAAATCTAAAGTTCAAAAAAAGCATTATAAACATATATGTAAGTGATGATACATCTACAGCTTGTATAAAACTGTTCAACAACAATTTTATATTACCTGAGCTTGAAAAAGGAAGATATATATTTTTTTATGGTCAAGCTGAAGAAAACTATGATCTACTGCAATTCAATTCACCTGAAATAGAATTTGATAAAGCTGAAAAAAAAATAGGTATGATATATCCAATATATCCGCTTTCAAACGGTATAAAAAATAGTGAGATATTAAGTGCAGTGAAATATTCAATTGAAAATGCGGATATGACATCATTAGAATATCTGCCGAATGAATATCTTGAAAAATACAGACTTATTCCTACATATGACGCTATAAAAAATATTCATATGCCTAAGAATATAAATATATTGAAACAAAGTAGATACAGATGTATATTCAATGAATTTTTTGAATTGAATATATTTTTAAATGCTCAAAAATCTAATGTTCAAAAAAGTGTCGGTATAAAATTTAAAAAATCGGAAAATATAAATGACATTATAAAAAAACTGCCTTTTGAACTTACAAATGCACAAAAAAAAGTATTAGATGATATATTTTCAGATATGAATAAAGATGTTCCCATGAGAAGATTAATACAGGGTGATGTAGGTTCAGGTAAGACTATAGTAGCGTTTTTAAGCATATATAATAGTTGTATGAATGGTTACCAAAGTGTATTTATGGTACCTACAGAAGTTTTGGCTGTTCAGCACTATGAAAATGCATTAGATTTTTTTAAAAATACTGATATAAAAGTAAAATTACTTATAGGCAGTACAAAAAATAAAACTAAATTATATGAAGAAATTGAAAATGGTGAAGTAAATGTGGTAATAGGAACTCAGGCTCTTATACAAGACAAAGTTATATTTAAAAAATTGGGATTGGTCATAACTGATGAGCAACACAGATTTGGTGTAAATCAGCGAAAAAAACTTGAAGAAAAATCAAATGAAAATCCTGATATAATTGTAATGAGTGCAACACCTATACCACGAACTCTGTCACTTGTAATACATAAAGACCTTGATGTGTCTGTTATAGGAGAATTACCACAAAACAGACTTCCCATAAAGACAGTTGCGGAACGTAAAATAAATGAGCAAAAGATTTTTGAATTTATAAAAAAACAAGTGCAAATAGGTAGACAGGCGTATATAGTTTGCCCGCTTGTTGAAGAAAACTATGATTTGGATCTTATATCGGTTAATGAATTGTACGAAAAATTACTTGATATTTTTCCTAAAGAGTATTCGATAAAAGTTCTGCATGGTAAGATGAAAGCTAAAGAAAAGGAAGATATATTAAAAGATTTTCAAGAAAACAATATTAATATATTGATTTCTACAACAGTTATAGAAGTTGGTATAAATGTACCGAATGCTACAATAATGGTAATCTATGATGCTCAGAGGTTCGGATTATCACAACTTCATCAATTGCGTGGAAGAGTAGGCAGAGGAGATAAACAATCGTATTGTGTACTGCTGTATGACAACGCAAATAAAATTACAATGCAGAGAATACAAACTTTAGTTGATACAAATGACGGTTTTGAAATTGCAAAGAAAGACTTGCAATTAAGAGGAGCTGGAGAGATTTTTGGAGTAAAACAACATGGCATACCTGAATTTAAAATAGGTGATATAATGCAAAATATAGATATATTGGAGTTTGCGCAAAAATGTGCAAATGAAGTAATGGATCATATGGATAGCAGATATATAACAAACATAATAGAAACAATATATTCAAGGATGAATATATCGTAG
- a CDS encoding DIP1984 family protein has product MKLAEALQERADLNRNIEQLRVRLENNCIVQEGETTAEDPIELIKELDLSVEKLNKLMAAINLTNCTTIVDNKPLTAMIAQKDALSVKLSVYRDVINTASRTAYRATRKEIRILSAIDVKELQKKADEIAKNIRQIDNKLQETNWNTDIDFI; this is encoded by the coding sequence ATGAAATTAGCTGAAGCTTTGCAAGAACGTGCAGATTTGAATAGAAATATTGAACAGTTGAGAGTACGTTTAGAAAACAACTGTATTGTTCAAGAAGGTGAAACAACTGCAGAAGATCCGATTGAATTGATAAAAGAACTCGATTTGTCAGTAGAGAAATTAAATAAGCTTATGGCTGCAATAAATCTTACAAATTGTACTACAATTGTTGATAATAAACCACTTACAGCTATGATTGCTCAAAAAGATGCGTTATCTGTTAAATTGTCCGTATATAGAGATGTTATAAATACGGCAAGTCGTACAGCTTATAGAGCAACAAGAAAGGAAATTCGTATATTATCAGCTATAGATGTAAAAGAGCTACAGAAAAAAGCTGATGAAATTGCTAAAAATATAAGACAGATAGATAATAAATTACAAGAGACTAATTGGAATACAGATATTGATTTTATTTGA